A region of Paenimyroides aestuarii DNA encodes the following proteins:
- the rlmF gene encoding 23S rRNA (adenine(1618)-N(6))-methyltransferase RlmF — MNHSKNKLHPRSFHNQSYNFEELTAKVPELKQFIVKNRDGFDTLQFANPKAVYFLNKALLLHFYKLHFWEIPHQNLVPPIPGRADYIHYLADLLKVDNSYKTTILDIGTGASLVYPLIGNAVYDWNFVASDIEPKSIEIAQKIIDKNPHLSSKIAVRHQSDSKKILSGIIAKNDFFDAVMCNPPFFKSKEEAEAQTLRKLKGLDKRKTPKLIHNFSGKNNELWCKGGELSFVTNYIEESTFFKAQVGWFTSLISNENHLKPLQNQLQQKAKRIEIVPMMQGNKRSRILAWSFS, encoded by the coding sequence ATGAATCATTCAAAAAATAAATTGCATCCGCGAAGTTTTCATAATCAATCTTATAATTTTGAGGAATTGACCGCAAAAGTTCCTGAATTAAAGCAGTTTATTGTAAAAAACAGAGATGGGTTTGACACCTTACAATTTGCAAATCCAAAAGCAGTATATTTTTTAAACAAAGCGTTGTTACTGCATTTTTATAAGTTGCATTTTTGGGAAATTCCCCATCAAAATCTAGTGCCGCCCATTCCGGGTAGAGCAGATTATATTCATTATTTAGCCGATTTATTAAAGGTTGACAACTCTTATAAAACGACTATTTTAGACATTGGAACCGGTGCAAGTTTGGTGTATCCGCTCATTGGAAATGCCGTTTATGATTGGAATTTTGTGGCAAGCGATATCGAACCGAAATCAATAGAAATTGCTCAAAAAATTATTGATAAAAATCCACATTTATCTTCAAAAATTGCCGTACGACATCAGTCTGATAGCAAAAAAATACTTTCAGGAATCATCGCTAAAAATGATTTTTTTGACGCTGTGATGTGCAATCCGCCTTTTTTTAAATCGAAAGAAGAAGCTGAAGCACAAACGCTTCGTAAATTAAAAGGATTAGATAAACGCAAAACACCCAAACTGATTCATAATTTTTCGGGTAAAAACAATGAATTGTGGTGCAAAGGCGGTGAGTTATCTTTTGTAACAAATTATATAGAAGAGAGTACTTTTTTTAAAGCGCAAGTTGGTTGGTTTACCAGCTTAATATCCAATGAAAATCATTTGAAACCCTTGCAAAATCAACTTCAACAAAAAGCAAAACGCATTGAAATAGTGCCCATGATGCAAGGTAATAAACGAAGCAGAATTTTAGCTTGGAGCTTTTCATGA
- a CDS encoding LysM peptidoglycan-binding domain-containing protein: protein MKRILLTLSVLFGATTLYAQTATTTHTVAKGETVTQIAKKYNTTKNVLFLLNPEAVDGISENQILKIPTTAGVQHTVQPKETIYGISKQYNIAIEKLYDLNPGLKENGLKIGQSLNLSGAHSNASSLKNVASTTVIVEKGETIYGIAVKNNTTVSVLYELNPGLLENGLKVGQAINIPVSQNAVLNTVNYTSGNAKTIVVQPKQTIYSIVKSYNVSQEQLMKWNPELINGLKQGTTLIVGYEADNSIPNSKIPNTVPFENSVFSTKKGIDLTLPNDGSTKELVLLLPFNTVKHHFNNPSIHQNIKEDVFLNMTLDFYSGAKLAIEHLKDKNYNLNIRIVDSKETKRALDVSTLKDDFDFAATDVIIGPFFQKNVDAVSEAFKNQHTIVVSPLSTDKGKPYPRQVHTMPNSDMVKKEMLEYLLSKQERIIAITDGKNTNANYFATNYPTITSLNVLTDEKVSPTILRNLLSNEQTNYIVYDANSLTTTVELLNTLKTLQKEFIIQLVTLEKLEVLDSSDVAINDLIALKYTFPSITNDAENSKKSKFVNTYRTAYGKNPSRFAVRGYDVTYDVITRMFESEEDSNIFDYGSQQVENKFAYVNENGGVYNNAVYILQYNEDLTLKEAQ from the coding sequence ATGAAAAGAATATTATTAACATTATCGGTTTTGTTTGGTGCAACAACTTTGTATGCACAAACAGCTACTACAACACACACTGTTGCAAAGGGCGAAACAGTTACACAGATTGCAAAAAAATATAATACCACCAAAAATGTTTTGTTTTTATTGAATCCGGAAGCAGTTGATGGCATCAGTGAAAATCAAATATTAAAAATACCAACCACAGCGGGTGTTCAGCATACTGTGCAACCAAAAGAAACCATTTATGGCATCTCAAAGCAATACAATATTGCCATTGAAAAATTATACGATTTAAACCCTGGTTTAAAGGAAAATGGTTTAAAGATTGGGCAATCTTTAAATTTAAGTGGTGCTCATTCAAATGCATCATCGCTAAAAAACGTTGCCAGCACAACAGTAATTGTTGAAAAAGGCGAAACTATTTACGGAATTGCCGTTAAAAACAACACAACGGTCTCGGTTTTGTATGAATTAAATCCGGGCTTGTTAGAAAATGGTTTGAAAGTTGGCCAGGCGATTAATATTCCTGTTTCTCAGAATGCAGTTTTAAATACGGTGAATTATACAAGTGGAAATGCAAAAACCATTGTTGTTCAACCCAAGCAGACCATTTACAGTATCGTGAAATCTTACAATGTTTCACAAGAACAATTAATGAAATGGAATCCCGAACTTATCAATGGTTTAAAACAAGGAACCACACTCATTGTGGGTTATGAAGCGGATAATAGCATCCCGAATAGTAAAATTCCTAATACAGTTCCTTTTGAAAACAGCGTTTTTTCTACAAAAAAAGGAATCGATTTAACGTTGCCAAACGATGGTTCAACTAAAGAATTGGTTTTGTTGTTGCCTTTTAATACAGTAAAACATCATTTTAATAATCCATCGATACATCAAAATATTAAAGAAGACGTGTTTTTAAACATGACTTTAGATTTTTATTCGGGTGCAAAGCTAGCAATTGAACATCTAAAAGATAAAAACTATAATTTAAACATCCGAATTGTAGATTCTAAAGAAACGAAACGAGCACTTGATGTAAGCACTTTAAAAGATGATTTCGATTTTGCTGCAACCGATGTAATTATTGGCCCGTTTTTTCAAAAAAATGTTGATGCTGTTTCCGAAGCTTTTAAAAACCAGCACACTATTGTGGTTTCGCCACTTTCTACCGACAAAGGTAAACCGTATCCTCGCCAAGTACACACCATGCCAAACAGCGATATGGTAAAAAAAGAAATGCTTGAATATTTGCTTTCTAAACAAGAGCGAATCATTGCCATTACCGACGGAAAGAATACAAATGCCAACTATTTTGCTACGAATTATCCTACAATTACCTCGTTAAATGTGCTAACAGATGAAAAAGTAAGTCCAACGATTTTAAGAAATTTACTCTCAAACGAGCAAACAAATTATATTGTGTATGATGCCAATTCGCTAACCACAACGGTAGAGCTTTTAAACACACTGAAAACATTGCAAAAAGAGTTTATAATTCAGTTGGTAACACTTGAAAAGTTAGAGGTATTAGATTCTTCTGATGTAGCCATTAACGATCTAATTGCTTTAAAATATACCTTTCCATCAATTACAAACGATGCCGAAAATTCCAAGAAAAGCAAGTTTGTAAATACCTATCGAACTGCTTATGGAAAAAATCCGAGCAGGTTTGCCGTTCGTGGATACGATGTCACTTACGATGTTATTACCCGCATGTTTGAATCTGAAGAAGATTCTAATATTTTTGATTACGGATCGCAACAAGTTGAAAACAAATTTGCATACGTGAATGAAAATGGTGGTGTTTATAACAATGCAGTTTACATTTTGCAATACAATGAAGATTTAACCCTAAAAGAAGCTCAATAA
- a CDS encoding OsmC family protein, with amino-acid sequence MPTSTVVYKGTLRTESTHLQSGTVIITDAPTDNHGKGEAFSPTDMVANSLATCMFSIMGIKANAMNVHIEGSTADVTKIMQAEPRKISEIIVVLNMKGVSDEKNRVILERAAMTCPVFLSLHPDIKKSISFNWN; translated from the coding sequence ATGCCTACAAGTACAGTTGTTTACAAAGGAACATTACGCACCGAATCGACCCATTTGCAATCGGGTACAGTTATTATAACCGATGCCCCAACCGATAATCATGGCAAAGGCGAAGCTTTTTCACCAACAGATATGGTTGCCAATTCACTGGCAACGTGTATGTTTAGTATTATGGGTATTAAGGCAAATGCTATGAATGTTCATATAGAAGGATCCACAGCCGATGTTACAAAAATAATGCAAGCCGAGCCTAGAAAAATCAGTGAAATAATAGTGGTTTTAAATATGAAAGGAGTTTCCGATGAAAAAAACCGAGTTATTTTAGAGCGTGCAGCAATGACCTGCCCAGTTTTTTTAAGTTTGCACCCCGATATTAAAAAAAGCATAAGTTTTAACTGGAACTAA
- a CDS encoding DUF3820 family protein has protein sequence MENNNNKELLDLAHAKMPFGKFKGYFLVDIPEPYYVWYKNKGFPAGKLGKQLAMMYEIKLNGLEVLIRNIKNKYPKP, from the coding sequence ATGGAAAATAATAATAATAAAGAATTGTTAGATTTAGCACATGCAAAAATGCCCTTTGGAAAATTCAAAGGGTATTTTTTAGTTGATATACCCGAGCCTTATTATGTGTGGTACAAAAACAAAGGTTTTCCGGCAGGTAAATTGGGTAAACAATTGGCGATGATGTATGAAATTAAACTAAACGGATTAGAAGTTCTGATACGAAATATTAAAAACAAATATCCAAAGCCATAG
- a CDS encoding PadR family transcriptional regulator: MNDKLLNELLTSWEETYKKGQLTLWIFLSLKEKPKYVDEIRQFISEKSNGTMQCEEQSLYRILRKFEHIDILKYETQKGNKGPERKYYQLTNLGNELFEKFVTRNINLFYNEEIKNLLKN, translated from the coding sequence ATGAATGATAAATTATTAAATGAATTATTAACTTCATGGGAAGAAACCTATAAAAAAGGTCAACTTACTCTTTGGATTTTTTTATCCTTAAAAGAAAAACCAAAATATGTTGATGAAATAAGACAATTTATTTCGGAAAAATCGAATGGAACTATGCAATGCGAAGAACAAAGTTTGTATAGAATTTTAAGAAAATTTGAACACATTGATATTTTAAAATACGAAACCCAAAAAGGTAATAAAGGTCCGGAAAGAAAATATTATCAATTAACCAATTTAGGAAACGAACTTTTTGAAAAATTTGTAACGCGAAACATTAATTTATTTTACAACGAAGAAATTAAAAATTTATTAAAAAATTAA
- a CDS encoding CTP synthase: MKQCKYIFVTGGVTSSLGKGIIAASLAKLLQARGYRTTIQKFDPYINVDPGTLNPYEHGECFVTNDGAETDLDLGHYERFLNVPTSQANNVTTGRVYLSVIEKERRGEFLGKTVQVVPHITNEIKERMQLLGKSGDYDIVITEIGGTVGDIESLPYIESVRQLLWDLGDKNAIVVHLTLVPYLAAAGELKTKPTQHSVKTLMESGIKADILVCRTEHELSSDIKRKLAAFCNVSQESVIQSIDASTIYEVPNNMLEEGLDTVALKKLDLPEKGLPDLTKWNDFLHRLKNPKHTVNIGLVGKYVELQDSYKSILEAFVHAGASNYTKVNVVSIHSEYLTTKNVADKMKNLDGILVAPGFGSRGIEGKIETVRFARENNIPFMGICLGMQMAVIEFARNVLGYENANSTEMNDNTPYPVITFMEEQKTITDKGGTMRLGGWDCQIKEGTKAFDMYQNTMINERHRHRYEFNNYYTEAFEKAGMVFSGVNPETNLVEIIELPNHPFFVAAQYHPEYKSTVANPHPLFSAFVKAAVDKKLNS, translated from the coding sequence ATGAAACAATGTAAATATATTTTCGTAACCGGCGGTGTAACATCATCACTTGGAAAAGGAATTATAGCAGCATCCCTAGCAAAATTATTACAAGCGCGCGGATATAGAACCACTATTCAAAAGTTTGATCCATACATCAACGTTGATCCAGGAACACTAAATCCTTATGAACACGGCGAATGTTTTGTAACCAATGATGGTGCCGAAACCGATTTAGATTTAGGACACTACGAGCGTTTCCTAAATGTTCCTACTTCACAAGCGAATAATGTTACCACAGGTCGCGTGTATTTATCGGTTATCGAAAAAGAGCGTCGTGGCGAATTTTTAGGCAAAACCGTGCAAGTAGTTCCTCACATTACTAATGAGATTAAAGAACGCATGCAATTGTTAGGAAAATCGGGCGATTACGATATTGTGATTACTGAAATTGGTGGAACTGTGGGCGATATTGAATCGTTGCCTTATATTGAATCGGTGCGTCAGTTATTGTGGGATTTAGGCGATAAAAACGCCATTGTGGTTCATTTAACATTAGTGCCTTACTTGGCAGCAGCGGGTGAGTTGAAAACCAAACCTACGCAGCACTCGGTGAAAACATTAATGGAAAGTGGTATTAAAGCCGATATTTTGGTTTGCAGAACAGAACACGAACTGTCTTCAGATATCAAACGTAAATTAGCAGCGTTTTGCAATGTTTCGCAAGAATCGGTGATTCAATCAATTGATGCATCAACCATTTACGAAGTTCCAAATAATATGTTAGAAGAAGGTTTGGATACTGTTGCCTTAAAAAAATTAGATCTTCCTGAAAAAGGATTACCTGATTTAACCAAGTGGAACGATTTCTTACACCGATTAAAAAATCCAAAACACACAGTGAATATCGGTTTGGTGGGTAAATATGTAGAATTGCAAGATTCGTACAAATCTATACTTGAAGCATTTGTTCATGCAGGCGCATCTAACTATACTAAAGTCAACGTGGTGAGTATTCATTCAGAATATTTAACAACTAAAAATGTTGCCGATAAAATGAAGAATCTAGATGGTATTTTAGTAGCACCTGGATTTGGATCAAGAGGTATTGAAGGTAAAATTGAAACCGTTCGTTTTGCCCGTGAAAACAATATTCCGTTTATGGGTATTTGTTTGGGAATGCAAATGGCTGTTATTGAATTTGCACGAAATGTTTTGGGGTACGAAAATGCCAATTCAACTGAAATGAACGACAACACACCATATCCGGTAATCACCTTTATGGAAGAACAAAAAACAATTACAGATAAAGGTGGAACCATGCGCTTGGGCGGTTGGGATTGCCAAATAAAAGAAGGTACAAAAGCATTTGATATGTACCAAAATACAATGATTAACGAGCGTCACCGTCACCGTTATGAGTTTAATAATTATTACACCGAAGCATTTGAAAAAGCTGGTATGGTGTTTTCGGGCGTAAACCCTGAAACCAATTTGGTGGAAATCATTGAATTGCCCAACCATCCATTTTTCGTAGCTGCACAATATCACCCTGAATATAAAAGTACAGTAGCCAATCCACACCCGTTGTTTTCAGCGTTTGTGAAGGCTGCTGTTGATAAAAAACTTAATTCGTAA
- the yidC gene encoding membrane protein insertase YidC yields the protein MEEKKLDKSSLIGMAIITVLLIWMVSGNMFSDKKDDKTKETTTTETAAKTPIDQLAANAQNDTVATAQLKNELGSFAYGAALPTVVGAKDITVNNGVLTVVFSGKGGYIKEVTVNDQKRISSQNTDLVKIITDNNSKLNLKFNTKDNRVLNTKDLLFEPTQTKEGENTVISMKLKTSETAYLEYRYVLKPNDYMLDLSIKSVGLNNVLNTANPAELTWQLKATRNEKSITYENRYAEIVYEYEDGKDDYLNPAKTTIEDAQDLTYVAFKQHLFTSVLLTETPIKTAKLSQENLVKDEDSNAAFLKDFQAVMPLEYKGGELSYNMNLYMGPTDYNILNDYDKNLDEIVPLGWGIFGWLNKLIIIPIFTVLTNLIPHGIAIVLFTIVIRLIMSPVQYKSYVSQAKMKLIRPEVNELNEKYAKDPMKKQQETMKLYNKAGVNPMAGCIPMFIQLPVFYALFSFFPSAFDLRQKAFLWADDLSSYDSVFTLPFSIPFYGNHVSLFPILAALATFVYMKMTTGDQAAMTPQQEGMPDMSKIMKVMIYISPVMMLFFFNNYASGLSLYYFISNLITIGIMYVIKNKIVTEDKVKAIIETNKSKEKPKSKFQRKMEEMMEQAQQQQNAQKKK from the coding sequence ATGGAAGAAAAAAAGTTAGACAAAAGTAGCCTTATAGGCATGGCTATTATTACTGTTTTATTAATTTGGATGGTATCTGGAAACATGTTTTCAGATAAAAAAGACGATAAAACGAAAGAAACCACCACAACCGAAACTGCTGCCAAAACGCCAATTGATCAATTAGCGGCAAATGCACAAAACGACACAGTTGCTACTGCGCAACTTAAAAATGAACTAGGGTCGTTTGCATACGGCGCAGCATTACCCACAGTTGTTGGGGCAAAAGACATTACTGTAAACAACGGGGTTTTAACAGTTGTTTTCTCCGGTAAAGGCGGTTATATTAAAGAAGTAACGGTAAACGATCAAAAGAGAATTTCGAGCCAAAATACCGATTTAGTTAAGATTATTACAGATAATAATTCCAAACTAAATTTAAAATTCAACACAAAAGACAACCGTGTTCTTAATACGAAAGATTTGTTGTTTGAACCTACACAAACAAAAGAAGGTGAAAACACAGTGATTTCTATGAAGTTAAAAACTTCGGAAACCGCTTATTTGGAGTATCGTTATGTATTGAAACCTAACGATTATATGCTTGATTTAAGTATAAAATCGGTTGGTTTAAACAATGTGCTTAATACGGCAAATCCGGCAGAATTAACTTGGCAGCTAAAAGCTACCCGAAACGAAAAATCGATCACTTACGAAAATCGTTATGCAGAGATTGTGTATGAATACGAAGACGGAAAAGACGATTATCTGAATCCTGCAAAAACAACTATTGAAGATGCACAAGATTTAACCTATGTAGCTTTTAAACAACATTTGTTTACGTCGGTTTTATTAACCGAAACACCTATCAAAACAGCAAAATTAAGTCAGGAAAATTTAGTGAAAGACGAAGATAGCAATGCTGCTTTCTTAAAAGATTTTCAGGCAGTAATGCCATTAGAATATAAAGGTGGTGAACTTTCGTATAACATGAATTTGTATATGGGTCCCACTGACTATAACATCTTAAACGATTACGATAAAAATTTAGACGAGATTGTTCCATTAGGATGGGGAATTTTTGGCTGGTTGAATAAATTAATCATTATTCCGATTTTTACAGTATTAACGAATTTAATTCCTCACGGAATTGCTATTGTATTGTTCACAATCGTGATTCGTTTGATCATGTCGCCGGTTCAGTACAAATCGTATGTTTCGCAGGCAAAAATGAAATTAATTCGCCCAGAAGTAAACGAATTAAATGAAAAGTACGCGAAAGACCCAATGAAGAAACAGCAGGAAACCATGAAGCTTTATAACAAAGCAGGGGTAAACCCAATGGCAGGTTGTATTCCAATGTTTATTCAGTTGCCGGTTTTCTATGCGTTGTTTAGTTTCTTTCCATCGGCGTTTGATTTAAGACAAAAAGCATTCCTTTGGGCAGACGATTTATCGTCGTATGACAGTGTGTTTACTTTACCGTTCTCGATTCCATTTTACGGAAACCACGTTAGTTTGTTCCCAATTTTGGCTGCTTTGGCAACGTTTGTTTACATGAAAATGACAACAGGCGATCAGGCTGCCATGACTCCGCAACAAGAAGGTATGCCGGATATGAGCAAAATCATGAAAGTGATGATTTATATTTCACCAGTGATGATGTTGTTTTTCTTTAACAATTACGCTTCTGGTTTGTCGTTGTACTACTTTATTTCAAATTTAATTACCATAGGAATTATGTATGTAATTAAAAATAAAATTGTTACAGAAGATAAAGTAAAAGCAATTATCGAAACCAATAAATCAAAAGAAAAGCCCAAATCTAAATTCCAACGCAAAATGGAAGAAATGATGGAGCAAGCACAGCAACAGCAAAATGCTCAAAAGAAAAAATAA
- a CDS encoding NAD(P)/FAD-dependent oxidoreductase: MHLSFWELETYFRNIDFTIVGSGIVGLSTAYHLRQKHPKAKIVIIEKGMLPEGASTKNAGFACFGTLSEILWYLESNAEEDVYKLVERRVKGLQKLRSLIPDEKMDYHQYGGFEIFRETDKELMDRSLENLDRINSWLHPIFQENVFRKATKSFGFKDTIGMIETDFEGHIHTGKMMQSFVQLVISSGISILNNVEVKSINDLNTEVAIELENGFQFTSKKVFLCTNAFTKKLYDLDVVPARAQVLVTKPIENLPFKGCFHMDEGFYYFRNVGNRVLFGGGRNLDLEGETTTEFATTTLIQNQLETYLREIILPNHTFEIDHRWSGIMGMGEKRNPIVKQLSENVYCGVRLTGTGIAIGSIVGEELADLLD, from the coding sequence ATGCATTTAAGTTTTTGGGAATTAGAAACATACTTTCGAAATATTGATTTTACTATTGTGGGAAGCGGAATTGTGGGTTTGAGTACCGCCTATCATTTGCGACAAAAACATCCTAAGGCAAAAATTGTCATCATTGAAAAAGGAATGCTTCCCGAGGGTGCAAGCACGAAAAATGCCGGGTTTGCTTGTTTTGGAACTTTGTCGGAAATACTTTGGTATCTGGAATCGAATGCTGAAGAAGATGTTTACAAGTTGGTGGAACGAAGAGTGAAAGGTTTGCAAAAATTGCGGTCATTAATTCCCGATGAGAAAATGGATTATCATCAATACGGCGGGTTTGAAATTTTTCGAGAAACCGATAAAGAGTTAATGGATAGAAGTTTAGAAAATTTGGATCGAATTAATTCTTGGTTGCATCCCATTTTTCAGGAGAATGTATTTCGAAAAGCTACTAAAAGCTTTGGTTTTAAAGATACAATTGGCATGATTGAAACCGATTTTGAAGGACATATTCACACCGGAAAAATGATGCAATCGTTTGTACAATTGGTTATTTCTAGTGGTATATCCATTTTAAATAATGTGGAAGTAAAATCAATAAACGATTTGAACACTGAAGTAGCAATTGAATTGGAAAATGGATTTCAGTTCACTTCAAAAAAAGTATTTTTGTGTACGAATGCATTTACCAAAAAATTATATGATTTGGACGTAGTTCCCGCTCGGGCACAAGTTTTAGTCACAAAACCAATTGAAAATTTACCATTCAAAGGTTGTTTTCATATGGACGAAGGCTTTTATTATTTTAGAAATGTTGGTAATCGCGTGCTATTCGGAGGTGGAAGAAATCTGGATTTGGAAGGTGAAACCACCACGGAATTTGCTACAACAACATTAATTCAAAATCAATTGGAAACTTACTTAAGAGAAATCATTCTTCCGAATCATACATTTGAAATCGATCATCGCTGGAGCGGAATTATGGGAATGGGCGAAAAACGAAATCCAATTGTGAAACAGCTTTCGGAAAATGTGTATTGTGGCGTTCGTTTAACTGGAACAGGCATTGCGATTGGCTCAATTGTAGGCGAAGAATTGGCGGATTTGTTGGATTAA
- a CDS encoding toxin-antitoxin system YwqK family antitoxin: MKQSIITAVAVVSASVVVYAQDVNKTNAQGQREGVWVGYYPKTNHIKYEGTFKNGKEIGTFKFYADEPDKKLIATKEFKADGSVYTVFYNGKKKMSEGVYINKMREGIWKIYHVDGQNIMAEEPYKNDKLHGVKKAYYSSGKLSEELEYKNGIEDGISNQYAENGVKIKETHYKNGALDGKIIIRDTNGKITDEAEYVNGKLIVPKKTTK; this comes from the coding sequence ATGAAACAATCTATTATAACAGCAGTTGCTGTGGTGTCTGCATCGGTTGTGGTATATGCACAAGATGTGAATAAAACCAATGCTCAAGGGCAACGCGAAGGTGTTTGGGTGGGATATTATCCAAAAACAAACCATATAAAATACGAAGGAACCTTCAAAAACGGTAAAGAAATAGGAACTTTTAAGTTTTATGCCGATGAACCCGATAAAAAGCTCATTGCTACTAAAGAGTTTAAAGCTGACGGATCGGTGTACACTGTTTTTTATAATGGTAAAAAGAAAATGTCTGAAGGGGTTTATATCAACAAAATGCGAGAAGGCATTTGGAAGATTTATCATGTGGACGGGCAAAATATAATGGCGGAGGAACCCTATAAGAACGACAAATTGCACGGTGTGAAAAAAGCCTATTACAGTTCGGGTAAATTGTCGGAAGAACTAGAATACAAAAACGGTATCGAAGATGGAATTTCTAATCAATATGCCGAAAACGGCGTAAAAATTAAAGAAACGCATTATAAAAATGGTGCATTGGATGGAAAGATCATCATTCGTGATACCAATGGAAAAATTACTGATGAAGCCGAATATGTTAACGGAAAGCTAATTGTACCTAAAAAAACTACCAAATAA
- the mnmA gene encoding tRNA 2-thiouridine(34) synthase MnmA translates to MKKRVVVGLSGGVDSSVAAQLLLDQGYEVIGLFMKNWHDDSVTISDECPWLEDSNDALLVADKLGIPFQTVDLSEEYKERIVDYMFNEYENGRTPNPDVLCNREIKFDVFMKIALELGADFVATGHYCRKEETIVNGKKVYKLLAGKDPNKDQSYFLCQLSQEQLAKALFPIGEYLKPEVREIAAKNDLITAEKKDSQGLCFIGKVRLPDFLQQQLKPKKGIIYEVSKDHAVYTNQKPTFDSLIDELTWEATSVKYTPEMAKKVGEHNGAHYFTIGQRKGLNVGGTQEALFIIDTNVADNAIYTGQGHAHPGLFRKTLLVQPHEIHWIREDLRLNNGETMEVMARIRYRQPLQKATLHQTEKGLFVRFDEPQSAITEGQFVSWHIDDELIGSGVISKI, encoded by the coding sequence ATGAAAAAAAGAGTAGTAGTAGGTCTTTCTGGCGGTGTAGATTCCAGCGTTGCAGCGCAATTGCTTTTAGATCAAGGGTATGAAGTGATTGGCTTGTTCATGAAGAACTGGCACGATGATTCCGTTACCATTTCCGATGAATGTCCTTGGTTAGAAGATAGTAATGATGCGTTATTGGTTGCCGATAAATTGGGAATTCCTTTTCAAACAGTAGATTTAAGCGAAGAATATAAAGAACGTATTGTGGACTATATGTTCAACGAATATGAAAACGGACGTACACCCAATCCGGATGTTTTGTGCAACCGTGAAATTAAGTTCGACGTGTTCATGAAAATTGCATTAGAATTAGGTGCCGATTTTGTAGCAACTGGTCATTATTGCCGAAAAGAAGAAACAATTGTAAACGGAAAAAAAGTTTACAAATTATTAGCTGGAAAAGATCCCAATAAAGATCAATCCTATTTTTTATGCCAATTATCACAAGAACAACTAGCAAAAGCATTGTTCCCGATAGGTGAATATTTAAAGCCAGAAGTTCGTGAGATTGCTGCCAAAAACGATTTAATTACAGCCGAAAAGAAAGATTCGCAAGGTTTGTGCTTTATTGGAAAAGTACGTTTGCCTGATTTTTTACAACAGCAATTGAAACCTAAAAAGGGAATTATTTACGAAGTTTCTAAAGATCATGCAGTTTATACCAATCAAAAGCCTACTTTTGATTCGTTGATTGATGAATTAACTTGGGAAGCAACTTCAGTGAAATATACTCCCGAAATGGCCAAAAAAGTAGGTGAACACAACGGTGCGCATTATTTTACAATTGGTCAGCGAAAAGGCTTGAATGTTGGCGGAACGCAAGAAGCATTATTTATCATTGATACAAACGTTGCAGATAATGCCATTTATACAGGTCAAGGTCATGCTCATCCTGGCTTGTTTCGCAAAACCCTTCTGGTGCAGCCACATGAAATCCATTGGATACGCGAAGATTTGCGTTTGAACAATGGCGAAACCATGGAAGTAATGGCGCGTATTCGTTACCGTCAGCCGTTGCAAAAAGCAACATTGCATCAAACCGAAAAAGGATTATTTGTGCGATTTGATGAACCACAATCAGCCATTACCGAAGGACAGTTTGTTTCTTGGCATATAGATGATGAATTAATAGGCTCTGGAGTGATATCGAAGATATAA